One segment of Candidatus Nitrospira nitrificans DNA contains the following:
- a CDS encoding P-II family nitrogen regulator gives MKTLIIVARDSMISDLEELLQSNGVKAYTIMSNVMGKGVTGRVFGTFLNPDTNAIIFAVLPPDQADKAVSALQTLHATRKASSCDTPIPLKVFSFPCEEHV, from the coding sequence ATGAAAACTCTCATCATTGTGGCTCGGGACTCGATGATAAGCGACCTGGAGGAACTCCTGCAGAGTAATGGCGTCAAAGCCTACACCATCATGAGCAACGTCATGGGCAAGGGAGTAACGGGTAGAGTGTTCGGGACTTTCCTCAACCCCGACACCAATGCGATCATTTTTGCGGTCCTTCCACCCGACCAGGCGGACAAGGCGGTCAGTGCGCTTCAAACTCTTCATGCCACGCGAAAAGCGTCTTCATGTGACACGCCTATCCCTCTCAAGGTGTTTTCTTTTCCTTGTGAGGAACATGTGTAG
- a CDS encoding P-II family nitrogen regulator: protein MGGLSLHPMKEIRVIVAGEHRAFVTDLLDRVHASGYTIIGNISGKGHHGVREAHFMFSEQESLEMILTVVPEEKVEPILAGLRPLFDRHSGFMYVADVAVGRQEYFGKKGAKS, encoded by the coding sequence ATGGGCGGTTTAAGTTTGCATCCGATGAAGGAAATTCGTGTGATTGTCGCGGGCGAGCATCGCGCGTTCGTAACCGACCTGCTGGACCGTGTCCACGCCTCGGGATACACGATCATCGGCAATATATCCGGCAAGGGACACCATGGGGTGCGGGAGGCGCACTTCATGTTCAGCGAGCAGGAGAGCCTCGAAATGATCCTCACGGTCGTGCCGGAAGAAAAGGTCGAACCCATTCTTGCCGGCCTTCGTCCGCTCTTCGATCGGCACTCCGGTTTCATGTATGTCGCCGATGTCGCCGTGGGCCGCCAGGAATATTTCGGGAAGAAGGGCGCCAAATCCTGA